In a genomic window of Gloeocapsopsis dulcis:
- a CDS encoding DUF4278 domain-containing protein: protein MKFKYRGIDYESCAPATEVIEGEVGGQYRGTSWKHHYPRHIPTPQPVVGLKYRGVSYSSGHPIDVEANILRRQYEGKTVAKSTPEQKSTISNRQKVLAQLNLTHTANIRQNLEHRLQVARARGDQKLVQMLEIEANQLIAHN, encoded by the coding sequence ATGAAATTTAAATATCGAGGAATTGACTACGAATCATGCGCACCTGCTACCGAAGTGATAGAAGGTGAAGTCGGCGGACAGTATCGGGGTACCAGTTGGAAACATCATTACCCAAGACATATTCCAACACCTCAACCTGTAGTTGGACTAAAGTATCGCGGAGTTAGCTACTCCTCTGGGCATCCAATAGATGTGGAAGCAAATATTTTACGCCGACAGTACGAAGGTAAAACGGTAGCTAAGTCAACACCAGAGCAAAAGTCAACGATTAGCAACCGTCAAAAAGTTTTAGCGCAGTTAAACCTTACTCACACGGCTAATATTCGTCAAAATTTGGAACACCGACTGCAAGTAGCACGAGCCAGAGGCGATCAAAAATTAGTTCAAATGCTAGAGATAGAAGCAAATCAGCTCATTGCACACAATTAA
- a CDS encoding EAL domain-containing protein yields the protein MKYLISVGVNPVFLILEITKTSGIADFSQARKFMNTLKQMGCQFTIDDFGIGYSSFSLLKYLPVKYSKEILKF from the coding sequence TTGAAATATTTAATATCAGTAGGTGTAAATCCTGTATTTTTGATACTAGAGATTACTAAAACATCTGGGATTGCTGATTTTTCTCAAGCCCGTAAATTTATGAATACGCTTAAGCAAATGGGCTGCCAATTTACCATTGATGATTTTGGCATAGGGTATTCTTCGTTTTCGCTACTCAAATACTTACCAGTAAAATACTCAAAAGAAATTTTAAAGTTTTAA
- a CDS encoding NAD(P)H-quinone oxidoreductase subunit O — MAVKKGDLVRAVREKLESTLEAQASDARFPSYIFETKGEILDIKGDYALVVFGQVPTPNIWLRVDQLEPFK, encoded by the coding sequence ATGGCTGTCAAAAAGGGAGACTTAGTCCGTGCCGTTCGGGAAAAGTTAGAAAGCACTTTAGAAGCTCAAGCTAGCGACGCACGTTTTCCTTCATACATCTTTGAAACTAAAGGAGAAATTTTGGACATTAAAGGAGATTATGCACTCGTAGTATTTGGGCAAGTTCCTACTCCTAACATATGGTTGCGAGTAGATCAGTTAGAGCCATTTAAGTAA
- the mdh gene encoding malate dehydrogenase: MPIASTSSQLVSSSPRVTIVGAGKVGSTLAQQIGEKNLADVVLLDEVEGLPQGLALDLMEAKGISQHSRQFIGTTNYTDTAGSDIVVITAGQPRKPGMSRDALLKTNAKIVVETATNAIAYSPDAILIVVTNPLDVMTSLAWQATQLPTQRVLGMAGVLDSARFQAFVAMELGISIADVRAIVLGSHGDLMVPLPRYSTVNGVPITELIDTTTIERLVERTRKGGAEIVELMQTGSAYFAPAASTLLMVEAILLNQFRLLPVAAYLQGEYGLHDIFIGVPTLLGAGGVEKILELQLTDTEIAALHLAAQEVRQNIEQARSLVKIS; encoded by the coding sequence ATGCCTATTGCCTCTACTTCTTCTCAGTTAGTGAGTTCTTCTCCCCGCGTTACGATTGTGGGTGCCGGTAAAGTTGGTAGTACGTTAGCTCAACAAATTGGTGAGAAAAATCTTGCTGATGTAGTGTTATTAGATGAAGTAGAGGGTTTACCTCAAGGTTTAGCGCTTGATTTAATGGAAGCGAAAGGAATATCACAACATAGTCGTCAGTTTATTGGCACAACAAACTATACTGATACTGCTGGTTCGGATATCGTAGTCATTACAGCAGGGCAACCACGCAAACCAGGGATGAGTCGAGATGCGTTACTGAAAACAAACGCCAAAATCGTCGTTGAGACAGCGACAAATGCGATCGCCTATTCTCCTGATGCCATCTTAATTGTGGTGACTAATCCCTTAGATGTGATGACGTCTCTTGCTTGGCAAGCTACTCAACTCCCTACTCAACGCGTGCTAGGTATGGCTGGAGTTTTAGATTCAGCGCGGTTCCAAGCTTTTGTGGCTATGGAGTTAGGTATTAGTATTGCGGATGTAAGAGCAATAGTGCTAGGTAGTCATGGCGATTTAATGGTACCTTTGCCCCGCTACTCTACAGTTAATGGTGTTCCAATTACAGAGTTGATCGACACTACAACGATTGAGCGCTTGGTAGAAAGAACTCGCAAGGGAGGCGCAGAAATCGTTGAGTTGATGCAAACAGGTAGTGCTTATTTTGCCCCTGCGGCTTCTACACTCTTAATGGTTGAAGCTATTTTACTTAACCAATTCCGCTTATTACCTGTAGCAGCTTACCTTCAAGGCGAATATGGCTTACATGACATCTTTATTGGTGTGCCTACGTTGCTTGGGGCTGGTGGTGTCGAGAAGATATTAGAACTACAACTAACAGATACAGAGATTGCTGCATTACACTTAGCAGCACAAGAAGTTCGACAAAATATTGAGCAAGCGCGATCGCTTGTCAAGATCAGTTAA
- a CDS encoding DNA-formamidopyrimidine glycosylase, which yields MPELPEVETVRRGLNQMTLNQEIMGGDVLLERTIAHPISAADFLTGTRGCAIAQWHRYGKYLLAELVEYSTKATSGWLGVHLRMTGQLLWLNQHEDLHKHTRIRLFFAHGLELRFVDQRTFGQMWWVPPGTPPESIMTGIARLGLDPFSLQFSIKYLAQKLKKRHRAIKTALLDQTIVAGLGNIYADEALFLSKLRPTTLCSELRLPQIELLHRAIIQVLETSLAAGGTTFSTFLNVQGINGKYSGIAWVYNRTGQPCRICQTPIQRIRLTGRSSHFCPNCQQ from the coding sequence GTGCCGGAATTACCAGAAGTAGAGACTGTGCGACGGGGTCTCAATCAAATGACCCTAAACCAGGAAATTATGGGTGGGGATGTGTTACTAGAACGCACAATTGCCCACCCCATTTCTGCGGCAGACTTTCTTACCGGTACTCGAGGATGTGCGATCGCTCAATGGCATCGTTATGGTAAGTACTTATTAGCTGAACTAGTCGAATATTCTACAAAAGCGACATCTGGTTGGTTAGGTGTACATCTACGCATGACTGGTCAGTTGTTGTGGTTAAATCAACACGAAGATTTACACAAGCACACCCGTATAAGACTCTTTTTTGCTCACGGGCTAGAGTTGCGTTTTGTTGACCAACGAACTTTTGGTCAAATGTGGTGGGTACCACCAGGAACTCCACCTGAAAGTATTATGACAGGTATAGCCAGACTTGGATTAGATCCGTTTTCTCTTCAGTTTTCTATCAAGTATTTAGCACAAAAACTCAAAAAGCGCCACCGTGCAATTAAAACTGCGCTTTTAGATCAAACAATTGTTGCTGGACTAGGCAACATCTATGCTGATGAAGCATTATTTCTCAGCAAGCTGCGACCAACAACCCTTTGTAGCGAATTGCGTTTACCTCAGATAGAATTGTTGCACCGTGCCATTATTCAAGTACTAGAAACAAGTCTTGCAGCAGGTGGTACGACTTTTAGTACCTTTTTGAATGTTCAAGGCATTAATGGTAAGTATAGCGGTATTGCTTGGGTTTATAACCGTACCGGACAACCCTGTCGCATCTGTCAAACACCAATTCAACGGATTAGATTAACAGGACGTTCTTCTCACTTTTGCCCCAACTGTCAGCAATAA
- a CDS encoding photosystem I reaction center subunit IV: MVERGSKVRILRKESFWFQDTGVVASVDKSGIRYPVIVRFDKVNYAGVNTNNFSETEVVEIEKPVSKAKKSTPATSGGKQTTIDERTRTTGQGTPLKPEGKTTAAPESGEGSSTVVGDANQGTDSR, from the coding sequence ATGGTTGAACGTGGTTCAAAAGTGCGAATCCTCCGCAAGGAATCCTTCTGGTTTCAAGATACAGGAGTTGTTGCCTCTGTTGACAAAAGTGGCATTCGCTACCCAGTGATTGTCCGCTTTGATAAAGTCAACTACGCTGGTGTTAACACCAACAACTTTTCTGAAACAGAAGTGGTAGAGATTGAAAAACCCGTGTCCAAAGCGAAAAAATCAACTCCCGCTACTTCTGGTGGTAAACAAACCACTATTGATGAACGCACCCGTACAACTGGTCAGGGAACTCCGCTAAAACCTGAAGGTAAAACGACTGCTGCCCCAGAGTCTGGAGAAGGCAGTTCTACTGTAGTAGGTGATGCTAACCAGGGAACTGATTCGCGTTAA
- a CDS encoding DUF6391 domain-containing protein — protein MNTFTDAKSSQSIFTFFDFDSLIQPTKNQDTEIVKQLAFIPGIKDILMLRQVHALEHATVWVLSELNNTAQNSTDQLLGGLSTEQGFYLYGHINQATLHSAVKIALQRLIEGEWRLAIHPRCGTNISVGFLLAAGLTVGFHLLLPRGPIEQFFGLGLAATTAAYLAPDVGMLAQRYLTTAIPFNLAVENIKMTRDVWGQTAHFIAVRWIESSDNQTSKRQH, from the coding sequence ATGAATACTTTCACTGATGCAAAGTCTTCTCAGTCTATCTTCACCTTTTTTGATTTTGATAGCCTGATCCAGCCTACAAAAAACCAAGATACAGAAATTGTTAAACAGCTAGCTTTTATCCCAGGAATAAAAGATATTTTGATGCTGCGGCAAGTTCATGCCCTGGAACACGCTACTGTATGGGTACTAAGCGAACTAAATAATACTGCTCAAAACTCAACAGACCAATTGTTGGGAGGCTTATCTACTGAGCAAGGATTTTATCTTTATGGTCATATAAATCAAGCTACTTTGCATAGCGCCGTCAAAATAGCACTACAGAGACTAATCGAAGGAGAATGGAGATTAGCTATACATCCACGTTGTGGCACTAATATTTCTGTAGGATTTTTACTAGCAGCAGGACTAACTGTAGGATTTCATCTACTTTTACCACGTGGACCGATTGAGCAATTTTTTGGTTTAGGTTTAGCTGCAACCACAGCTGCTTATTTGGCACCAGATGTCGGGATGTTAGCTCAACGTTACCTCACAACCGCAATTCCTTTTAATTTAGCAGTGGAGAATATTAAAATGACGCGCGATGTTTGGGGTCAAACCGCACATTTTATTGCCGTACGTTGGATTGAGTCATCAGATAATCAAACATCCAAAAGACAACACTGA
- a CDS encoding helix-turn-helix domain-containing protein, producing MASGESQTPVSLSERELQIIDLVAAGLTNQEIAEKLDISKRTVDNHVSNILTKTATENRVALVRWALQWGKVCLNDVNCCILPNHSDGTVS from the coding sequence ATGGCTAGTGGCGAATCTCAAACCCCTGTTTCCCTATCCGAACGAGAATTACAAATTATTGATCTAGTAGCTGCTGGCTTAACAAACCAAGAGATAGCAGAAAAATTAGATATTAGTAAGCGTACTGTTGATAATCACGTTAGTAACATTCTGACTAAAACAGCGACAGAAAACCGTGTTGCCTTAGTAAGGTGGGCTTTGCAGTGGGGAAAAGTCTGCTTGAATGATGTAAATTGCTGTATTTTACCGAATCATAGTGATGGCACAGTTTCTTAG
- a CDS encoding retropepsin-like aspartic protease family protein, producing the protein MLKFYPTPATLIISSTLAIASIACSSKPNINSLNRTHPSTTPVPSAALIKPSTVQKVPLVTPEVQSNQFDLALDKAAAAYSISQSAQSADDWSLVVSKWQEALTLMQTVPADSRYRAIAQKKIAEYQQNISHAQQQIKISSNAVPQLESLPVNLPEPQVIENTPSVQQTQIVIRVPVQRRESGTPVINVTFNGTKRFEMIVDTGASSTVITQETATQLGIIPVTTAKANTASDRGVEFPIGYIDSIEVGGIIANNLPVAIAPSLQLETGLLGHDFFNNYDITFKRDVIEFRLR; encoded by the coding sequence ATGCTTAAATTTTATCCAACTCCAGCAACATTGATTATTTCAAGTACACTTGCGATCGCTAGCATTGCTTGCAGCAGTAAACCAAACATTAATTCCCTAAATAGAACACATCCATCCACAACACCTGTGCCTAGTGCAGCCTTAATCAAACCCTCTACAGTTCAGAAGGTGCCACTAGTTACGCCAGAAGTGCAATCTAATCAATTTGATTTGGCACTAGATAAAGCAGCAGCAGCATATAGCATCAGCCAATCTGCGCAATCAGCAGATGATTGGAGTTTAGTGGTTAGTAAATGGCAGGAAGCGCTAACTTTAATGCAGACAGTACCTGCAGACAGTCGTTATCGAGCGATTGCCCAAAAAAAGATTGCGGAATATCAACAAAATATTAGTCATGCTCAGCAGCAGATAAAAATTAGCTCCAATGCTGTGCCTCAATTAGAAAGCTTACCTGTTAACCTTCCAGAGCCTCAAGTCATTGAAAATACACCATCAGTACAACAAACTCAAATCGTTATTAGAGTTCCAGTTCAACGCCGAGAAAGTGGTACGCCAGTAATAAATGTTACCTTCAATGGCACAAAACGCTTTGAAATGATTGTTGATACAGGGGCAAGCAGCACGGTTATTACTCAAGAGACGGCAACCCAGTTAGGAATAATACCAGTAACGACTGCAAAAGCAAATACTGCTAGTGATAGAGGTGTGGAATTTCCCATAGGATACATTGATTCTATAGAAGTTGGAGGAATAATTGCTAACAATTTACCAGTGGCGATCGCACCGTCATTACAACTAGAAACTGGTCTACTAGGGCACGATTTCTTTAACAATTACGACATCACATTTAAACGCGATGTGATTGAATTTCGCCTGCGTTAG
- a CDS encoding retropepsin-like aspartic protease family protein produces MQQIILFFIKTIVTFAGINFVLPPAIAQEAENCYMIDSAGTVVNLSNLCPEYQRSQSKTPQIFTARIKHRYGGIPVIDVTFNGQQQFEMIVDTGATQTSITPAMANQLGLVPVGSQIVQVASGEAIKLPTGRVSSIEVSGAILGDSQVLIAPLPLLGQNFFSRYDVTIRQNVVEFHVR; encoded by the coding sequence ATGCAGCAAATTATTTTATTTTTTATCAAAACTATCGTGACATTTGCTGGAATCAACTTTGTTTTGCCGCCAGCAATCGCTCAGGAGGCAGAAAACTGTTACATGATCGATTCAGCGGGCACAGTTGTTAACCTGAGCAACCTTTGTCCAGAATACCAGCGATCGCAGTCGAAAACACCACAAATATTTACTGCTAGAATCAAACACCGCTATGGTGGGATACCAGTTATTGATGTGACGTTCAACGGTCAGCAGCAATTTGAAATGATTGTAGATACAGGAGCGACACAAACGTCAATCACCCCAGCTATGGCAAATCAACTAGGGTTAGTACCTGTGGGTAGCCAAATTGTCCAAGTTGCCAGTGGAGAAGCTATTAAATTGCCAACAGGACGTGTTTCCTCAATTGAAGTTAGTGGTGCTATCCTTGGAGATTCCCAAGTACTGATTGCGCCACTACCACTATTAGGGCAAAACTTTTTTAGCCGCTACGACGTAACAATCAGGCAAAATGTCGTTGAGTTTCATGTTCGTTGA
- the trpD gene encoding anthranilate phosphoribosyltransferase has protein sequence MTYSPSLATATSELTPNWDSELLQQLLDRQSLSREQAAQLMQGWLNETIPPVLSGAILAAIQAKGVSPEELAGMAEVLLVQSQCQTQMIHDQPVIDTCGTGGDGAATFNISTAVAFVAAAAGVRVAKHGNRSASSLVGSADVLEALGVDLNASAQQVQAALQEVGITFLFARGWHPAMKVVAPLRQTLKVRTVFNLLGPLINPLRPTGQVIGVFDATILQTVAQALCQLGAQRAIALHGREKLDEAGLADLTDLAILSQGKVYSITIDPVQLGLTPAPTTAIRGGDVQENAEILQAVLQGRGTVPQQDVVALNAALALQVAGLIPSEDLTTGIMLAKDILRSGAAWTKLEQLVEFLQRT, from the coding sequence ATGACCTATTCTCCATCATTAGCAACTGCCACCTCAGAGCTTACTCCAAACTGGGATAGCGAGTTATTACAACAACTCTTAGATCGCCAGTCGCTATCTCGGGAACAAGCCGCGCAATTGATGCAAGGATGGCTGAATGAAACAATTCCACCTGTTCTATCAGGTGCCATCTTAGCCGCAATTCAAGCAAAAGGCGTATCGCCAGAAGAACTTGCAGGAATGGCTGAGGTTCTACTCGTTCAGTCTCAATGCCAAACTCAAATGATTCACGATCAGCCAGTGATTGATACGTGTGGTACTGGCGGTGATGGTGCTGCTACATTCAATATCTCAACTGCAGTTGCCTTTGTGGCAGCTGCCGCTGGAGTTCGTGTTGCGAAACACGGCAATCGTTCTGCTTCGAGTCTTGTCGGTTCTGCTGATGTCTTAGAAGCCTTGGGTGTTGATTTAAATGCATCCGCACAACAAGTTCAAGCTGCACTTCAGGAAGTTGGAATTACATTTTTATTTGCGCGTGGTTGGCATCCTGCCATGAAGGTTGTAGCACCGCTGCGGCAAACGCTTAAGGTACGAACTGTGTTTAATCTATTAGGACCTCTGATTAATCCGTTGCGTCCTACAGGGCAAGTTATTGGAGTATTTGATGCCACAATTCTCCAAACTGTTGCGCAAGCATTGTGTCAATTAGGCGCGCAAAGAGCGATCGCACTTCATGGACGTGAAAAACTGGATGAAGCAGGCTTAGCTGATCTCACCGATTTAGCCATCCTGTCTCAAGGTAAAGTTTATTCAATAACGATTGATCCTGTGCAACTGGGCTTAACTCCTGCTCCCACAACAGCAATTCGTGGAGGTGATGTGCAAGAAAACGCAGAAATTCTGCAGGCGGTTTTGCAGGGTAGAGGAACAGTACCCCAACAAGATGTAGTTGCCCTCAATGCTGCATTAGCCTTACAGGTAGCAGGACTTATTCCTTCAGAAGATCTGACGACCGGAATTATGCTTGCGAAGGATATTCTTCGTAGTGGGGCAGCTTGGACTAAGTTAGAGCAATTAGTCGAGTTTCTTCAACGAACATGA
- a CDS encoding S1 RNA-binding domain-containing protein has product MTSEFKPSATSSSFSMDDFAKALDQQDFQFRKGQVVRGKVFQYESDGAFVDIGGKSAAFIPLTEVGLHSVTDLSTVLPLQEEQEFLIIREQNADGQVTLSRRQLQIKQLWEQLQEMQEDGKSLEVRVNGVNKGGVTVDVHGLRGFIPRSHLLERENLENLVGQNLTASLLEINPSNNKLVLSQRLATRSQAITQFEPGQLVTGKITAIKPFGVFVDLNNINGLLHIKQISQNYVESLPLLFQVGQEIHAIVVDVDETQSRISLSTRVLENYPGEMLEKRDEVMASVEARANRARKKLLE; this is encoded by the coding sequence ATGACATCCGAATTTAAACCTTCTGCTACTAGTTCATCCTTTTCTATGGATGATTTTGCCAAAGCTTTGGATCAACAAGACTTTCAGTTTCGCAAAGGACAAGTCGTGCGAGGTAAGGTATTTCAATATGAAAGTGATGGTGCTTTCGTAGACATCGGTGGAAAATCGGCAGCTTTTATCCCTTTGACTGAAGTAGGCTTGCACTCAGTAACCGATCTCTCTACTGTTTTACCTTTGCAGGAAGAACAAGAATTTCTGATCATTCGCGAGCAAAACGCTGATGGACAAGTGACCCTATCTCGCCGTCAACTGCAAATCAAACAACTGTGGGAACAGCTACAAGAAATGCAAGAAGACGGTAAAAGTTTAGAAGTGCGAGTTAATGGAGTCAATAAAGGTGGCGTCACAGTAGATGTACATGGCTTGCGCGGATTTATTCCGCGATCGCACTTACTCGAACGAGAAAACTTAGAAAATCTTGTAGGGCAAAATCTCACTGCGAGTTTGCTAGAGATCAATCCTAGTAATAACAAGCTAGTTCTTTCGCAACGTTTAGCAACGCGATCGCAAGCAATCACTCAGTTTGAACCAGGACAGCTCGTTACAGGCAAAATTACTGCCATTAAACCGTTTGGGGTCTTTGTTGACTTAAACAATATTAATGGTTTGCTGCATATCAAGCAAATTAGCCAAAACTATGTGGAATCTTTGCCTTTACTTTTCCAAGTTGGTCAAGAAATTCATGCGATCGTGGTTGATGTAGATGAAACTCAAAGCCGAATCTCTCTTTCTACAAGGGTTTTAGAAAATTATCCTGGCGAGATGCTAGAAAAAAGAGACGAAGTGATGGCAAGTGTAGAAGCCAGGGCAAACCGTGCTAGAAAAAAATTGCTCGAATAG
- a CDS encoding dienelactone hydrolase family protein, protein MVEIQTSHVNIPNTELQIPAYLAMPVGEGGYPGIIVIQEIFGVNEHIRDVTERIAKEGYAAIAPAIFHRVAPNFEVGYSPQDLELGRKYKQQTKATELLSDIQAAIDYLKDQPQVRKDGFGCIGFCFGGHVAYLAATLQDIQATASFYGAGITSQTLGGGSPTVTRTPEISGTIYAFFGMEDASIPQTDVDQIEAELKKYQVSHKIFRYAQADHGFFCDRRASYHPEAAADAWEHVKQLFQQHLKEV, encoded by the coding sequence ATGGTAGAAATTCAGACTTCTCATGTAAACATTCCTAATACTGAGCTGCAAATTCCAGCTTATTTGGCAATGCCCGTTGGTGAAGGTGGTTACCCTGGCATTATTGTGATTCAGGAAATTTTTGGTGTTAACGAACATATCCGCGATGTCACAGAAAGAATTGCTAAAGAAGGATATGCCGCGATCGCTCCTGCAATTTTTCACCGCGTTGCGCCTAATTTTGAAGTGGGATATTCACCACAAGATCTCGAACTTGGCAGAAAATACAAACAACAAACTAAAGCTACCGAACTCTTAAGTGATATTCAAGCGGCAATTGACTATCTCAAAGATCAACCACAAGTGAGAAAAGATGGCTTTGGATGTATTGGCTTTTGCTTCGGTGGTCATGTTGCCTACTTAGCTGCTACTCTCCAAGATATCCAAGCAACTGCATCTTTTTACGGGGCGGGAATTACAAGTCAAACTCTTGGTGGTGGATCTCCCACAGTGACACGTACTCCTGAAATCAGCGGTACGATTTATGCTTTCTTTGGCATGGAAGACGCAAGTATTCCTCAAACAGATGTCGATCAAATTGAGGCAGAATTAAAAAAATATCAAGTTTCGCATAAAATCTTTCGCTACGCGCAAGCCGATCACGGTTTTTTCTGCGATCGCCGTGCTAGCTATCATCCAGAAGCTGCTGCTGATGCTTGGGAACATGTCAAGCAATTATTTCAACAGCATCTTAAGGAAGTCTGA
- a CDS encoding GntR family transcriptional regulator — MVQFHIQPDSEIPASTQLLNQIWYAITSRQFPPGHRLPSTRALAMQTGLHRNTISKVYRHLEDDGLVESRAGSGIYVRAQVSMRNPAPIPILEKYPQAEKIVQNSLDELLKIGCSLNQARELFQAEIDWRLRSSARVLVTVPADDIGAGKLMVDELEQSLKRPVQLVPLEELAQVLEQTPAGTVVTTRYFIARAEAIATPKSVRVIPIDIYDYAKEIQLLKKLPKGTNLGMVSLSSGILRAAEVIAYSLRGDELLVMSAQLGDNYKLSAIVKSAQVIISFDQTSFPAIKASVQAAREDIIRPPQLICSENYISEKSIDFLKRELGLG, encoded by the coding sequence ATGGTTCAGTTTCATATTCAACCAGATAGTGAAATTCCAGCTTCAACTCAGTTACTCAACCAAATTTGGTACGCGATTACTTCTCGACAGTTTCCCCCAGGGCATAGGCTACCAAGTACACGCGCCCTGGCGATGCAAACAGGGTTGCACCGGAACACGATTAGCAAAGTTTACCGCCACCTAGAGGACGACGGACTTGTCGAAAGTCGCGCTGGTTCTGGTATTTACGTCCGCGCTCAGGTATCAATGCGTAACCCAGCACCAATTCCGATTTTGGAAAAATATCCTCAAGCAGAAAAGATTGTCCAAAATAGTCTTGATGAGCTACTGAAAATTGGTTGTTCGTTAAATCAAGCAAGGGAACTATTTCAAGCAGAAATCGATTGGCGGTTGCGTTCTAGTGCCAGAGTCTTAGTGACAGTACCAGCAGATGATATTGGTGCGGGTAAGTTGATGGTTGACGAACTAGAGCAATCTCTAAAAAGACCTGTACAATTAGTCCCGTTAGAAGAACTTGCACAAGTACTAGAGCAAACTCCTGCTGGAACCGTGGTAACGACTCGGTACTTTATTGCTAGAGCCGAAGCGATCGCTACGCCTAAATCTGTGCGTGTTATCCCTATTGATATCTATGACTATGCTAAAGAAATCCAATTACTGAAAAAACTACCTAAAGGTACTAATCTGGGTATGGTTAGCCTTAGTTCCGGTATCCTTCGAGCAGCTGAAGTGATTGCCTATAGTCTTAGAGGCGATGAACTGCTAGTGATGAGTGCGCAATTAGGAGATAACTACAAACTCAGTGCAATTGTTAAAAGTGCTCAAGTAATTATCAGTTTTGATCAAACAAGTTTTCCTGCAATCAAAGCATCTGTGCAAGCGGCTAGAGAAGACATTATTCGTCCTCCACAACTCATTTGTAGTGAAAATTATATCAGTGAAAAATCTATCGATTTTCTGAAACGAGAACTTGGCTTGGGCTAG
- a CDS encoding MarC family protein, translating into MWQQLTSVAIGTFLTLFPVTNPVGAIPIFYGLTAVNTKLYRLRQARQTAINVVLVLGVFLLAGREILSFFGISLGVLRIAGGLLIAHTAWEMVTARQRLTRPESDEAIDKEDISFTPMAIPMISGPGAIGVVIGFAASNSRWIDDVGCLLGIVLLGVTIYLCLALGEPLVGVLGKNGLGALNRVLGFFILAIAVQFVADGIVFLLREAAPNLLR; encoded by the coding sequence ATGTGGCAACAGCTAACCTCCGTTGCGATCGGAACTTTCCTAACTTTGTTTCCTGTTACCAATCCAGTAGGTGCAATACCAATTTTTTATGGTTTGACAGCGGTAAATACAAAGCTTTATCGTCTACGCCAAGCACGTCAGACAGCAATTAATGTTGTCTTGGTGTTGGGAGTTTTTTTGCTGGCAGGAAGAGAAATACTCAGCTTTTTTGGTATTTCACTAGGAGTGTTACGAATTGCAGGTGGTTTACTGATTGCCCATACGGCTTGGGAAATGGTTACGGCACGTCAACGACTCACACGCCCAGAAAGTGACGAAGCGATAGATAAAGAAGATATTTCTTTTACACCGATGGCGATTCCTATGATTAGTGGACCTGGTGCAATTGGTGTCGTGATTGGTTTTGCTGCAAGTAACAGCAGATGGATTGATGATGTAGGTTGTTTACTCGGAATTGTCTTGCTCGGAGTGACGATATATCTATGCTTAGCTTTAGGAGAACCTTTAGTTGGGGTGTTAGGAAAAAATGGGCTGGGAGCCTTAAATCGAGTGCTAGGATTTTTTATCTTGGCGATCGCAGTTCAGTTTGTCGCTGATGGAATCGTGTTTCTGTTAAGAGAAGCAGCACCTAATCTATTGCGTTAA